Proteins from a genomic interval of Candidatus Eisenbacteria bacterium:
- a CDS encoding metallophosphoesterase: MATRKDPETRWYEERDELFRGLRRLDRRSFLKVATAAAGAALASGVTVYPRSFSMVRVADAAKTGEGFSFAYISDSHLYKRTLNDRFVNALMRAVDDVNALDPQPDFVLYGGDLAQLGQAEELDMGAQILKSLKAPVRMMVGEHDWFLDMGDKWKSLFGQETYSFDHKGVHCVVLMSVNEKDFWTERGMTPVQRMQTVAGLDNGTQSRFEVGEPQREWLKQDLAKVSPDTPIIVFSHSPLYHYYEPWNFWTVDAPEVQAILKRFRTVTVIHGHTHQVLSNRIGNIDFHGMLSTAWPWPYAPQGLPALTVQMNRPDPFDPNDGLGDGVAKVSADGLVDKVYNLWNRNPVQVRSSYLASNGKKDRPAETTLKSF, from the coding sequence ATGGCGACGCGCAAGGATCCGGAGACTCGGTGGTACGAGGAGCGCGACGAGCTGTTCCGCGGCCTGCGACGGCTGGACCGCCGGAGCTTCCTCAAGGTCGCCACGGCGGCCGCGGGCGCGGCCCTCGCGAGCGGCGTCACCGTCTACCCGCGCTCGTTCTCGATGGTGCGGGTGGCCGATGCGGCCAAGACCGGCGAGGGGTTCAGCTTCGCCTACATCTCGGACTCGCACCTCTATAAGCGCACGCTGAACGATCGGTTCGTGAACGCCCTCATGCGCGCCGTCGACGACGTGAACGCGCTCGATCCGCAGCCGGACTTCGTCCTGTACGGCGGCGATCTCGCGCAGCTCGGGCAGGCCGAGGAGCTCGATATGGGCGCGCAGATCCTCAAAAGCCTGAAGGCGCCCGTGCGCATGATGGTCGGCGAGCACGACTGGTTCCTCGACATGGGCGATAAGTGGAAGTCGCTCTTCGGCCAGGAGACGTACTCGTTCGATCACAAGGGCGTGCACTGCGTCGTGCTCATGAGCGTCAACGAGAAGGACTTCTGGACCGAGCGCGGCATGACCCCGGTGCAGCGCATGCAGACGGTCGCCGGGCTCGACAACGGCACCCAGAGCCGCTTCGAGGTGGGCGAGCCGCAGCGCGAGTGGCTGAAGCAGGACCTGGCGAAGGTTTCGCCCGACACGCCGATCATCGTCTTCTCCCACTCGCCGCTCTACCACTACTACGAGCCCTGGAACTTCTGGACCGTCGACGCCCCCGAGGTGCAGGCGATCTTGAAGCGCTTCCGCACCGTGACGGTGATCCACGGGCACACGCACCAGGTGCTCAGCAACCGCATCGGCAACATCGACTTCCACGGCATGCTCTCGACCGCCTGGCCGTGGCCGTACGCGCCGCAGGGCCTGCCGGCGCTCACGGTCCAGATGAACCGGCCCGACCCGTTCGACCCGAACGACGGCCTGGGCGACGGGGTCGCGAAGGTCAGCGCCGACGGGCTCGTCGACAAGGTTTACAATCTCTGGAACCGCAACCCCGTGCAGGTGCGAAGCAGCTACCTGGCGTCGAACGGCAAGAAGGACCGCCCGGCCGAGACGACGCTCAAGAGCTTCTGA